Proteins from a genomic interval of Thermoplasmata archaeon:
- a CDS encoding glutamate synthase-related protein encodes MEWWNGGDRLKHEEIRRKASSGTVRLASGSPERRLPGLDEICICPARLAGGFPADIFGGIDTDVSIGLKGCRNPLNLQTPVFIPGAPFGEVGKGVRLALAYGASLAGTAFGTGEGGFLPEEGAICREFHGRSMVTWGPGRYGVSPESLRAGDAVVVELCGTGRGSTTGLLRMERSIPAHAALYGVPEGLDLVLPPHPLDLEYMEDLRLHIELMRELTEHRVPVIVRMGAARVYEEVKLAVEAGADAVWLDALESPLHGAPVVVAEEVGIPLVAIFAPARRALEETGAKERGVKLLVSGGMTDGAEVFKALALGADAVGVPEGAMIAIRLEEGGGGAHLGTAAPGPAPELDWRLAGRSLANYLQALTDEVRVLTAATGHTSTAALGPEDLRALTYNAAALTGLKLAGYDRQLPMWMH; translated from the coding sequence AAATCCGGCGCAAGGCCTCCTCAGGCACAGTGAGGCTCGCAAGTGGCTCCCCAGAGAGGCGGCTCCCCGGCCTTGACGAAATCTGTATATGCCCGGCCCGGCTTGCCGGCGGCTTCCCAGCCGACATTTTCGGGGGAATCGACACCGATGTCTCAATAGGTCTGAAGGGATGCAGGAATCCCCTCAACCTCCAAACACCGGTCTTTATTCCGGGAGCCCCTTTCGGGGAGGTCGGGAAGGGCGTACGCCTAGCATTGGCCTACGGTGCCTCCCTCGCTGGCACGGCGTTCGGGACCGGCGAGGGCGGTTTTCTTCCCGAGGAAGGAGCAATATGCCGGGAGTTCCACGGGCGGTCAATGGTTACGTGGGGCCCGGGGCGCTACGGTGTCTCACCCGAGTCCCTGAGGGCCGGCGACGCCGTCGTCGTCGAGCTCTGCGGCACGGGAAGGGGCTCGACCACCGGACTCCTTAGGATGGAGAGAAGCATACCGGCCCACGCGGCTCTTTACGGTGTTCCGGAGGGATTGGATTTAGTTCTGCCGCCCCACCCCCTCGACCTAGAGTACATGGAGGACCTCAGGCTCCACATCGAGCTGATGAGAGAGCTCACGGAGCACCGCGTGCCCGTGATAGTCAGAATGGGCGCGGCGAGGGTCTACGAGGAGGTCAAACTCGCGGTCGAAGCGGGTGCGGACGCGGTCTGGCTGGACGCCCTGGAGTCTCCCCTGCACGGAGCGCCTGTCGTGGTCGCTGAGGAAGTCGGTATCCCTCTTGTCGCGATATTCGCCCCGGCGAGGAGAGCGCTAGAGGAGACGGGGGCGAAGGAGAGGGGAGTGAAACTGCTGGTCTCTGGCGGAATGACCGACGGCGCGGAAGTCTTCAAGGCCCTCGCGCTTGGCGCGGACGCGGTCGGGGTGCCCGAGGGCGCCATGATTGCGATTCGATTGGAGGAGGGCGGTGGTGGAGCTCACCTAGGCACAGCCGCCCCAGGGCCGGCTCCGGAGCTGGACTGGAGGCTCGCGGGCAGGAGCTTGGCGAACTATCTCCAGGCCCTCACGGACGAGGTCAGGGTGCTGACCGCCGCCACGGGCCACACATCGACCGCCGCGCTCGGCCCCGAGGACCTCAGGGCCCTGACCTACAATGCCGCGGCCCTGACGGGGCTGAAGCTCGCGGGCTACGACCGTCAGCTCCCGATGTGGATGCACTGA